GGTCGCCACATTCAAAGGGATCTTGTCGAAGAAGATGCCGAATCCTCCCCGAATTGCCGTGTGCCCGGCGTGCCAGGGAACAATCACAAACCCAAGACGGGGAGCGAAATTCTCCTGCCGGGCAACACCATCACGTTCATAGCGTAGACCGAGATCGAGCGTAAGCCGTGGCGTCACCAACCACTTATCCTGGATGAAGGCGCTCAGTTCCGTATTGTTTCGTCCAACTCGAGCGGGATGGCTGAACTCAATTCCCTCCGCCAGCGTTCGATCCTCCCTCAGGATACGCACCAGATTGTTGACGATCCTGCCCCGGTAGGTACTGCGACTGACATCCAACCCGAGTTTCAGATTGTGCTGGCCGGACCACATTTTCGGCGCCAGGTGGTATACCTGGTACCACTGGTAGCGGAAGCTCTCCCGATCCTGCCGGTTGAAAAAGCCCCCGAAATTCCCTTCCGGGAAGAGGGTCATCGGTTCTTCCGCGTTGGGGAACACATTCGCATCATATTGCTTGAGGCTAAGAAGGGACTCAAGGAGCGATCCGCTGGAAAAAATAGCTCGATCCAGGATGGCCAGATTGAACCCGCGTTGCTTGAAATTGGGCGTCACCGGCTGTGGGTTGAATGTATTCAGATTGACAAACTGGTTCTTCTGGGGATAGAGCGAGAGGGTGATGGTCGCCTCATTGTTTGGCGTCAGTCGGAGAGTAAAATGACTGAACGAGTCGAAACTTTCCAGGACCGTATCATTTTTCAATGGAGGAAGGCTTTCGATTTCCGTGCGGACGAACCGGTATTCGAAGCTTTGAGCCAGGCTGAGCCGATTCTTCACCAGGGGTCCGCCGAAAAACAACCGGGGGGTGAATGCTTCGATGCCTACGATCTTATCTCCTCGGTGCCGAAGTCGGGGGAGGATACTTTGAATTTTAAATTCCCACCGATCCCCACTCGATCGGGTAGATACGGCCGTCACGGCCCCGGTGAAGCGACCATATTCCGCGGCATAAGGACTTGAGAGGACCTGCACATCCTCAATCGCATCAACCGGCAGATTGATGGCGAATGAGCCCGTCACCGGATCCGTTACGTTGGCGCTATTGACGAGGTAACCGCTTTGGCTCACCCGCGCTCCTTTGATGTTGATGAGCCCATCAGGACCCCGCACGACGCCGGGCAAAAGCGGCAGCGCATCCTGGAACCGTTCGTTCACAAGCGGCGCATTTTGCAACGTGCGCTCCTGGACGATCCCTGGCGTCGTTGATTCCGTTCGATTGACGGTCTCGGCCTCCGGGGTGACGGTCACTTCACCGGTAATCGGTGCCGGCTCCAGCTCGACGCGGACTTCCGCGACACCCCCGGGCGTGATCGTTACGGAATGAGTCGCCGATGTGAACCCTTCCATCTCAACTCTCAGCCGGTAGTTCCCCCCGGGGAGATTGTCCAGCAGGAATTCCCCTCGCTGGTCCGTTGAGGTCGTCAGCGATACTCCCAGATCCTCTCTCTGCAGGGTGATCCGTGCACCGACCAGATAGACCGACTGGCCATCGGATCCTCGACTCGTAACGATTCCATGAAGCTTCCCGATCTGAAATGCATCCGCCAAAGTTATGTTTACGAGGACGATCACAATGGCCGAAGCGAGGCAGATGAGGAAGTTCCTTGCATGGCATGAAGGCATCACTTGCATCTCCTTCTCCTTCCCAACTCAATCCTTCTCGTCCCCACGACACCTCCCTGTTGGGTTCCAGGAGCAGGCCCCTTGCGAAGCCGACAACAGCAATATTCTCACCGAAGAGGTCTCGAGGCACAAGGGAGAGTCTCCCTCCCTCGTCGCCTACCGGGCAAATCAAAGTCATGTGCGGTGAGATGTACCCCCCTTCGACTCGCGTGGGATAATCTCGCCGGCTATGCAGCAAAACTTTCCTCGGGGCATGGCATGCAGGTGGGATGAATAACGAGGCAAATCCTTCCCTGCCTAGCTCACTTTTCGGTAACCAGAGTACTGAAAAGTGCCTAATTGACAGTCTCTCCGTTCGCTTCTAATGTAGAAAATCGAGATGAAAGCAACGGACAAGCGGCTTCGGATACGCACGGAGCCGTCTATCCTTAACACAGGAGGAACGATGATGAGGAAGAGAGATTGGAAACTCGCATCTCTGACGATGCTTCTGGGACTTTTGCTCGTTGCTCGGAGTGGTTCCCAAATGAGCGCCGTCCGACCGGCCCTCGCCGAGCAGCCGAGTGGAGACGTCGAACGATTAACCTTGCCCGATTACCGACAATGGACGCACGTCAAAAGCATGGTGATTTTCGATGAAAAACATCCTCTCTATAAATCCTTCGGCGGAATTCATCACATCTATGTCAACGCCACAGGCGTTCGGGCCAGTCAGACTGGTGGTCAGTATCCTGACGGCAGCCAGCTCGTCTTCGTCCTCTACGAGGCGGTCAACGAGCAGGGCGCTTACGTCGCGGGGAAGAAAAAAGTTGAAGCCATCATGGTCAAAGATCGGAATCGGTTCCCCCAAACGGGAGGCTGGGGCTTCCAGGCGTTTGATCCCGAGACGCGCAAGCCGCTCATCAAGAACGCCGACGTCGCCTCGGCCTGCTTCAATTGCCACGCTGGACAAAAAGAGCGGGATTACGTCTTCTCTCAACTGGTCAAGTGAGTAGAGCCCTGATGGGGGATATGACTCCCTGGCGACATGTTGGAGGCAACCGTCAGATCAAGGGCAAAACCGCCCAGATACCCGTCTTGACAGCGAGCCGATGTGCGCTATCGTTCGCCGCGGAGGGAAAACCGGGGATCGAACAAGGGCAGCCGGGGAGTCAAATAACCCATAACCCGCAAGGGCATGGCCTGCCGGGAGAAATTGCCTGGAAGCCGCCAGGGACATCTTCGAACAAAGAAACTGCACGACGCTTCCGTCTCTGAAATTCGTCGTCGCCGCCGGGGTCGCGATCAGCACCTCCTATCAGTACTTTCACAGCTCAATGCTTTCATGGCAAGGAAGACGTACTTCCCACAATTGGCTGGGAGACTCAGCAAACGGGGTGCAAACGGAGCTGACCGCGGCCCTCCAACGCGGCAGAGATGAAGTCACGTACCTGACCAGGGCATTTCGGGCATATATTCGCCCCATCGGTCACAGTCGCGCCCTCTACCAGATCTTCCATGAAATCGAGTTTGCCAACCGACGACTTCACAGGGGATTCGACGATGGCTTGACCAAAATTTTTGCCAATTTCTACCGCGACGCCGCCCGCCAGGGTGAAACTGTGACCGCTTCATTCCGGGTTTCTGCCGTCGCCACTCTGGGCATGCTTCACTCCCTCACCTTCCAGGGGCTGATCCTCGGTTCAGACAGGGTTTCTGCCGAAGCCCTTCATGATGCCGGAGTTCTGCTTCACGGGATTGATACGGGGCGGTCGGTCCGAAGTCATTCGATCCCGTTACGGTTTACTACGTCACTGCCCGATGTAAATGAGAAGCCCCTCGACGCGGGGCGAACTGACACGTCGTAAGCTCCTCCAGGCTGACGAAAGATATTTCAGCCGGAAGGGCTTTTATCCGGCTTCCGTTACAGAACTCAACCTGCCGGGCTGGTGTTTCTAGGAACCCTCTACCTCTATTTGGCAAGACGGAGGTGCTCGACGGAAAGGGCGAATCCGGCTTCTTCATTGCCGGCAGATACGCTCGGCGCGAGCTTTTGCGACGAAGCCGTTGCCCTCACGGCAGTTCCGCCTCAACGGCCTCGGGGTTGCACGGATTGCTTCGCAGAAGCTACGCTCTAAAATACTATTTGGCTCAGGGTTTCGAGTGACCGAACGAGTGGAACTCTGAGTGCGAAGACACGAAGATCATGAAGCAAAGAAATGTGGCGGAGAGCAATTCGAGATCGTCCCGCCCCATCATCGTTTGGTTCCGACGCGACCTGCGCGCGGACGACCAGGCTGCCCTCTGGCATGCGGCTCAGGAGAATGTTCCGATCGTTTGCTTATTTATCGCCGACCAGGATTTGATCGCTGAACTTCCTTCCGATGGGGCAGCATTTAATTTCCAGGCCGCCTGCCTCCAGGACCTGGACGCTCGACTTCGGCTGCTTGGGAATCAGCTCATCATCCGATATGGGCGGCCAGACGACGTCCTGGAGCAACTTTTCCGGGAGCTTCGGCCGATCGCCCTCTACTACAATCGCGACTATGAGCCTTATGCCCGCGAACGCGACGCGCGGGCTGAGCGACTCGCTCAGAGCTTTGACGTCGAGGCCCGCTCCTTCAAGGATCACGTTCTCGTAGAGCCCTGGGAACTGGCGACGAAGGCCGGCACTCCCTATACGGTCTTCGGCCATTTCTATCGCGCCTGGGCCCGGCAATCCAAAGCCCCGCCCTACGGCATCCCGAAACATTTGCCGACCGTGCCGGGTTTGACCTCAGAGCCCTTGCCGACAGCAGAACGCTTGAAGAAATCCGTCACCATCTCGCGCTGGGCCGTAGAGCCCGGGAGCGGCGCCGCCCACAGTCAGTGGG
The sequence above is a segment of the Blastocatellia bacterium genome. Coding sequences within it:
- a CDS encoding TonB-dependent receptor; its protein translation is MPSCHARNFLICLASAIVIVLVNITLADAFQIGKLHGIVTSRGSDGQSVYLVGARITLQREDLGVSLTTSTDQRGEFLLDNLPGGNYRLRVEMEGFTSATHSVTITPGGVAEVRVELEPAPITGEVTVTPEAETVNRTESTTPGIVQERTLQNAPLVNERFQDALPLLPGVVRGPDGLINIKGARVSQSGYLVNSANVTDPVTGSFAINLPVDAIEDVQVLSSPYAAEYGRFTGAVTAVSTRSSGDRWEFKIQSILPRLRHRGDKIVGIEAFTPRLFFGGPLVKNRLSLAQSFEYRFVRTEIESLPPLKNDTVLESFDSFSHFTLRLTPNNEATITLSLYPQKNQFVNLNTFNPQPVTPNFKQRGFNLAILDRAIFSSGSLLESLLSLKQYDANVFPNAEEPMTLFPEGNFGGFFNRQDRESFRYQWYQVYHLAPKMWSGQHNLKLGLDVSRSTYRGRIVNNLVRILREDRTLAEGIEFSHPARVGRNNTELSAFIQDKWLVTPRLTLDLGLRYERDGVARQENFAPRLGFVIVPWHAGHTAIRGGFGIFFDKIPLNVATFDQMPHRIVTRFAPDGQTIVDGPRAFLHRIDGGRVETPYSLAWSLEIDREVTGRLMVRLGYHQREGRREHLVEPVGGDGGTGYLVLMSGGRSHYRELQITTRYKLGEQSTLFASYVRSRATGDLNTFDAFFGNFPSPIIRKNERSLLPFDVPHRFLFWGDLALPWDIQALPVLEIRNGFPFSLVDGEWNFLGPRNRGGRFPTFASLDLQMTKGLVIPFRGKKYRFRAGVKIFNILNHFNPRDVQNNVASPLFGSFFNGVGRVFRAKFVFGF
- a CDS encoding cytochrome P460 family protein — translated: MMRKRDWKLASLTMLLGLLLVARSGSQMSAVRPALAEQPSGDVERLTLPDYRQWTHVKSMVIFDEKHPLYKSFGGIHHIYVNATGVRASQTGGQYPDGSQLVFVLYEAVNEQGAYVAGKKKVEAIMVKDRNRFPQTGGWGFQAFDPETRKPLIKNADVASACFNCHAGQKERDYVFSQLVK